GGATCGGCGAGATCGATACCATGGCGAGCGATTTGTCCGGCATCAGCCCGCTGCTGCGGCGCTACATCCCCGGCACCAGCCTGTTCAACATGTCGGGCCAGCCGGCGATGTCGGTGCCGCTGGCCGGGACCGCGAGCGGTCTGCCGATCGGCATGATGTTCGCGGGTCGGTTCGGCGACGAGGCGACGCTGTTGCGTCTCGCTTCGCAGCTCGAGCAGGAGCGGCCCTGGAAAAACCGGCGACCGCCGGTTTGCGCCTGATTGAGTCCGACTTTTCGCCGGTATTCTCGGAAACAAACGACCAAGGTCGGCGTTGACGCGCGGCCTCGGCCGTCATTTCGTATCGTATCTCAGAGGGACCTTGACGTGACTGGCAACGATCCGACCGATCAGGCGCTGGCCGTGATCGCGAGCATCTTCGAAAAGCCGGCCCCGAAGCCGGATGCGAAGACGCGCGGCGAGAATGGGGACGACGCTTCCTCGGAAGGTGTTGTGCACGACGTGCACGCGCGCGACGCCACGGCGCACGACGATCGTGCGCATGATGACATCGTGCAGGACGGCGGCGGGCATGACCCGGTTGCGGCCGAGGATGTCGTCTCGGTGCAGATCGAGACCGTCGAGATTGTCCAGATCACCATGGCGGGTTCCTCCGACGATGGTGAACCGGCCGGCGTGGGGGAGCATGGCGGCCCCGAGGATCTCGATGCCCTGACGCGCCACGGCCCGGGGCCGCTCGAGGCGCTACGCTTCAAATGGCGCGTGCGCCACGAAGACGACGGCTATTATGTCGACGAGACCATCGGCACCAGCTCGCAGCCGATCGTCGCCGGTCCGCTGTCGCGCGCCGAGGCGATCAGCTTCATCGACAGCCGCGAGCGCCGAACCCGCCGCCGCTTCGAGCGTTTGCGCCACGAAATCGTCTCCGGCCCGTCGGAGCGCGGCGTCGAGGACGACGACAGCGAGCTGTAGGATGGTGGGGGTGATTTCGGCCCCCGACTCGACAATCAACTAACATTGCGATCTATTCGCGCCTCGGGGGTGGGGCGTGATCGGCTGGTGGCGACGTCAGGGTGGCATTCGAAGGGCGGTCGGCGTCATCGCCGGCCAACTTTTTGTTGTGCAACTGCTGTTGGCCGGCGTGGTCGCCACCGAGATGGCGGTCGCAGACGCGATCGGGATTCCGACGATCTGCTCGAGCAGCGTTGCGCCGACCGGCGACGGCTCGGACCATTCGAACACCCCGATCCATCACGTCACCTGTTCGATCTGCACATTCGCGTCGCTCTCCGGCCCGCTGCCTGAGCCGGATGTCGTCGCGATTCTCAGGACCGCGCTGGACGTTGGCTCCGGCAGCGACAGCATATCGACGATCCGCGAAGCGGATCGGTTCGAGCCGCGCAGCTCACAAGGTCCTCCGCAAGCCGCCTAGCTGACGTCGTTCGCTAGACGCACTTTGCTGGAGTACCCCCGATGCAACGTTTTCTGAGCGCGCTTTGCGCTGCGTCCGTCGCTGCCGTGACGGTCCCCGATCTTGCCTTTGCCCAAACGTCGACCCAAGCCAACACCGGCCTGCCGAGTGTGGTGGTCGAGCCGCCGACGCGAAAGCCGACAAAGAAGCGCCAGGCGAGCGCCACGGCTCCGCGCGCCGCTCCGCGGGCGCCGGCGCAGGCGGCGGTCAGCACCGCGCCGCCGAGCAGCGGTGCGCCGGTGATCCAGACCACCGCCGGACCGGTGCAGGGCATTCGCGCGCTCACGGCGTCGTCTGCGACCCGGACCGACACCCCGATCGAACAGATCCCGCAATCGATCCAGGTGGTGTCGCGCCAGCTCATCGAGCAGCAGGGCGCGGTGACGGTCACCGAGGCGGTGCAGAACGTCAGCAACGCCCAGGCGGTCAATCCGTTCGTCATCGCCAACACCGACCTGCAGCAGCTCAAGATCCGCGGCTTCTCTGCGGAACTTTGGCGCGACGGGATGGTGAGCATGTACAACCCTGGCGACCGCGACGGGCTGGTCAATGTCGAGCGCATCGAGGTGCTGAAGGGCCCGAACGCGATCCTCTATGGCGGCGGCCCCGGCGCCCCGATCGGCGGCGCGGTCAACGTCGTCTCCAAACTGCCGACCGACAAGGCCAGCCAGGAATTCGGCATCGGGCTGGGCTCCTATCAATACTGGAACCCGTTCTTCGACATCAACCAGCCGCTCAACCAGGAGAAAACCGCGCTGTTCCGCATCACCGGCGAATACACCGGCAACAACAGCTTCGTCGATGTGCTGGAATCCAAGCGCTACAGCATCAATCCGACGCTGACGCTGACCAATCGCGAAGACACCACGCTGACGATCCAGGGCTTCCTGTCGCGCCAGCAGCAGCAAGCCTATCAGGGGCTGCCGGTGTACGGCACCATCCTCGGCGATTTCCGCGCGGCCCGCGATCTGTACATCGGCCCGTCGAACATCGAGCCGAGCTATTCGAAGACGCACGGCGCCACCGTGACGCTCGATCATCAGTTCAATTCGGTGTGGTCCGCGAACATCAAGGCGCGCTGGAGCCAGTCGGAATTCGATCAGCTATCGCAATGGGCGTTTGGCGGCGACGCCTTCGGCGCGACGCCTGCCTTCGCGCCGTCGACCTGGCTGCTGTCGAATCTCGAAGTGTTCCAGAAGCAGCAGGAATTCACCATCAATCCCAGCGTCAAGGCGAAGTTCGACACAGCGATCAGCCGCAACACGCTGCTGCTCGGCGCGGACTACAGCCGCGTCACCGATCGCGGCTTCATGACCGGCGACAATCTCGGCAACACTTGCTTCCTGACCACCTTCGCGTGCCCGCCCGCGGCGGTCGACCTGCAGAATCCGGTGTTCACGATCCCGTACACGCGGCCCAATCCGAGCGCCGGCGCGGAATACGCGGCGTATTTCAACTTCGACAACACCTACACCACCAAGGGCGGTTACGCGCAATTACAGTCGTCGCTGTACGACCGTGTCCATGTGCTGGCCGGTGCGCGCCTTGCCAATATCGACATCAGCTACACCGAGAACGCGCTGGTGGTGCCGTCGACGTTCGTGACGGACACGACCAAGCTGTTGCCGCGCGCGGGCGTCGTGGTCGATCTGGTCAAGGGGCTGTCGGCCTATGCCAGCTACAGCGAAGGCATGCGCTGGGCGGGATTCACCCAGGCGGTCGCGCGGCCGGAGCCCGAGTTGTCGCAGCAAGTCGAAGCGGGGTTGAAGTTCAATATCAATGCTGAATTGTCCGGCAGCGTCGCGGTGTTCGAGATCCATCGCGACAACGTGCCGGTGACCATCGCGCTCGGCGTCGCGGGGCTGACGCAGCAGAAGTCGCGCGGGTTCGAGACCGACATGACCTGGCAGCCGAACCGCAACTGGAGCTTCCTCGGCAGCTACGGCTACACCGATGCGACCTTCGCCGGAGCGTTCGTCGATTCGTCGGGCGTCATCCCGGCCGGCAACAAGCTGCCCTACGTGCCCGAACATTCCGGGCGGGTGTGGGCGAACTACAAGTTCGATCCGAACGTACTGCCGGGTTGGAGCGTCGGCGCCGGCGTCTATGCGGCATCGAGCCAGTATGTCGACAACGCCAATCTGTGGAAGACCGACGGCTACTACACGGTCGACGCCAAGATCGGCTACGAGAAGGACGGCTTCCGCGCCTCCATTGCGCTGAAGAATCTGACCGGCGAAAAGTACTTCACGCCGTACGCCTGGCTCGGTGGGCAGGTGGCGCCGGGCGCGCCGCGGATGGTGTACGGCCAGCTCAGCTACCGCTTCAACTGAGGTCAGCGATGTCGATCACCAGGCGGCAGTTCACTCAAACCGCGGCCTCGGCTGCCGCGGCGATCGCGGTCGGCGAGCGTACCGCTGCTGAAGCGGCGGATCGGTCGGCTCCGGGCAAACCCGTGCCGGAGGCCCCGGCGCACGACATGTCGGCGATGCCGGCGCATTGGATCGGCAAGGAGCAGATCGCGTTCCTGATCTATCCGGAGTTCACCGCGCTCGACATGGTCGGTCCGCATCACATGCTGACCGGGCTGATGGGGGCGACGGTGCACATCGTCGCCAAGACGCGCGATCCGGTGAAGAGCGACACCGGACTGACCTTCGTGCCGTCTGCGACGTTCGAGGAGTGTCCGGCCGATCTCGACATCATCTGCGTGCCCGGCGGCACGCAGGGGACGCTGGCGGCGATGCAGGACGAGGCGACGATCCGCTTTCTCAGGGATCGCGGCAGCCGCGCGCGGTTCGTCACCTCGGTCTGCACGGGATCGCTGGTGCTCGGCGCGGCGGGACTGCTGGACGGCTACCGCGCCACCTCGCACTGGGCGGCCAAACCAGTATTGCCCGTGTTCGGCGCGATCCCGACCGAGGGCCGGGTGGTGCGGGATCGCAACCGGATCACCGGCGGCGGCGTCACCGCCGGGATCGATTTCGGGCTGTCTCTGGTCGGCCAGTTGCGCGATCGGCAATATGCGGAGGTGGCGCAACTGATCGCCGAATATGCGCCGGAGCCGCCTTATGATGCCGGCACGCCGGCGCGTGCGCCGGCCGAGGTGCGCGCGCTGACCGAGCCGATGTTCGTCGACTTTCTCAAACAGGCAGAAGCCGTCGGCCGCGCCGCCTTCGCGCGCAACAAGACGTTGTAGTCGGCACCGGCCGTGCGCCTGACTGGTTTCATCCAGCCCGAACGGCGCCCGCGCGGGCGCCGTTCGTGTTTGTGTTACTTGGCTTTCGAGAACGCCTGCGAGATTCGCGCCCAGGTCTTCTCGTACACCGCGGCGGTTTCGTCGAGGCCGGCTTTCAGCGCGTTCCATGTCTCGTCGCCGGCAGCCGACAACTGCGTCAGCTTGGGGCCGAGCGTCTTCTCGGTCTCTTCGGTCCAGCGGCGCATGGACGATTCCATCTCCTTGCGGCCTTGTTCGATCGCCGATGCGGCGCTGGTCTGAAACGTTTCCAGCGACGACACGAAAGCCTGGCGCTGGGCTTCGGCGCGGGCGGCGAGCGCCTCTTTGACGAGGCCGGCCTGGTCGCCGGCGGTGCCGAGGAATTTCTGCAACGCCAGTTCGACTTCGTTCCATTGCGCCGAGACTGCCGACATCGCCGCGTCGGTCGCTTGCTTGGACGCGCCGAGGTCGCCCTGCAGCGCGCTGACTTGCGCCTGGAAGGCGTCACGCGCGGTGCGCAGTTGCGCCAGCGCTTCCTGAGCCTTCGCGTTCGACGCGTCCCCGATCTTGGCGGCGGCTTCCTCGATCTTGGCGAGCGTCGCGGCAGATTCGTCGAGTTTCTGCTTGGTCCATTCCAGATAGGCTTGGGTGAGATCGGGCTTCGTGATGGCAGCCTCCTTTTGGGGTCAGGCCGTGGGTGATGGATGCGATCCGGCGGAGCGGGGCGAATGCTCGGCGATCGGTTCATGCTCGGCGCGGATGCCGAACAACTCCGCCTGCGCCAGCCGACGGACGGCGATTTCGAGCTTCCGTGTCCGCTCGGCATCGAATGTGTCCCAGCCGAGTGAACTCAGCATGACGTTGCGCAGGGTGCGGAAA
The DNA window shown above is from Rhodopseudomonas palustris HaA2 and carries:
- a CDS encoding TonB-dependent siderophore receptor; this encodes MQRFLSALCAASVAAVTVPDLAFAQTSTQANTGLPSVVVEPPTRKPTKKRQASATAPRAAPRAPAQAAVSTAPPSSGAPVIQTTAGPVQGIRALTASSATRTDTPIEQIPQSIQVVSRQLIEQQGAVTVTEAVQNVSNAQAVNPFVIANTDLQQLKIRGFSAELWRDGMVSMYNPGDRDGLVNVERIEVLKGPNAILYGGGPGAPIGGAVNVVSKLPTDKASQEFGIGLGSYQYWNPFFDINQPLNQEKTALFRITGEYTGNNSFVDVLESKRYSINPTLTLTNREDTTLTIQGFLSRQQQQAYQGLPVYGTILGDFRAARDLYIGPSNIEPSYSKTHGATVTLDHQFNSVWSANIKARWSQSEFDQLSQWAFGGDAFGATPAFAPSTWLLSNLEVFQKQQEFTINPSVKAKFDTAISRNTLLLGADYSRVTDRGFMTGDNLGNTCFLTTFACPPAAVDLQNPVFTIPYTRPNPSAGAEYAAYFNFDNTYTTKGGYAQLQSSLYDRVHVLAGARLANIDISYTENALVVPSTFVTDTTKLLPRAGVVVDLVKGLSAYASYSEGMRWAGFTQAVARPEPELSQQVEAGLKFNINAELSGSVAVFEIHRDNVPVTIALGVAGLTQQKSRGFETDMTWQPNRNWSFLGSYGYTDATFAGAFVDSSGVIPAGNKLPYVPEHSGRVWANYKFDPNVLPGWSVGAGVYAASSQYVDNANLWKTDGYYTVDAKIGYEKDGFRASIALKNLTGEKYFTPYAWLGGQVAPGAPRMVYGQLSYRFN
- a CDS encoding DJ-1/PfpI family protein: MSITRRQFTQTAASAAAAIAVGERTAAEAADRSAPGKPVPEAPAHDMSAMPAHWIGKEQIAFLIYPEFTALDMVGPHHMLTGLMGATVHIVAKTRDPVKSDTGLTFVPSATFEECPADLDIICVPGGTQGTLAAMQDEATIRFLRDRGSRARFVTSVCTGSLVLGAAGLLDGYRATSHWAAKPVLPVFGAIPTEGRVVRDRNRITGGGVTAGIDFGLSLVGQLRDRQYAEVAQLIAEYAPEPPYDAGTPARAPAEVRALTEPMFVDFLKQAEAVGRAAFARNKTL